The proteins below come from a single Capricornis sumatraensis isolate serow.1 chromosome 14, serow.2, whole genome shotgun sequence genomic window:
- the CCNL2 gene encoding cyclin-L2 isoform X1: MAAAAGAGAQGSTAPAVAAGTPGSGGTAPASQGVLIGDRLYSGVLITLENCLLPDDKLRFTPSMSSGLDTDTETDLRVVGCELIQAAGILLRLPQVAMATGQVLFQRFFYTKSFVKHSMEHVSMACVHLASKIEEAPRRIRDVINVFHRLRHLREKKKPVPLLLDQDYVNLKNQIIKAERRVLKELGFCVHVKHPHKIIVMYLQVLECERNQHLVQTSWNYMNDSLRTDVFVRFQPESIACACIYLAARTLEIPLPNRPHWFLLFGATEEEIQEICLKILQLYTRKKVDLTHLESEVEKRRHALDEAKAQAKGLLPSSTQVLDSASRFSPAPKPVESPKEGKGNKPSPLSMKNTKRKVEGVKKTKVDSPVNGLPKGQGSRSRSGSHEQSYSRSPSRSASPKRRKSDSGSTSGGSKSQSRSRSRSDSPPRQAHRGAPYKGSKVRSYRRSKDCKYSAQKPHKSRSRSSSRSRSHSRERADTSGKYKKKSHYYREQRRERSRSYERTGHRYERDHPGHSRHRR; encoded by the exons atggcggcggcggccggggcCGGGGCTCAAGGGTCGACGGCCCCCGCGGTAGCGGCTGGCACCCCGGGCTCCGGAGGCACAGCCCCCGCGTCACAGGGGGTGCTGATCGGGGACCGGCTGTACTCCGGGGTGCTCATCACTTTGGAGAACTGCCTTCTGCCCGACGACAAGCTCCGCTTCACGCCGTCCATGTCGAGTGGCCTCGACACCGACACGGAAACCGACCTCCGCGTGGTGGGCTGCGAGCTCATCCAGGCGGCCGGCATCCTGCTCCGCCTGCCGCAG GTGGCCATGGCTACCGGGCAGGTGTTGTTCCAGCGGTTCTTCTACACCAAGTCCTTTGTGAAGCATTCCATGGAG CACGTGTCAATGGCCTGTGTTCACCTGGCCTCCAAGATAGAAGAGGCTCCAAGGCGGATACGGGACGTCATCAACGTTTTTCATCGCCTTCGACATCTGCGAGAGAAAAA AAAACCTGTGCCTCTCCTCTTGGATCAAGATTATGTTAACTTAAAGAATCAAATTATAAAGGCGGAAAGGCGAGTTCTCAAGGAGCTGGGTTTCTGCGTCCACGTGAAGCACCCTCACAAG ATAATCGTTATGTACCTTCAGGTGTTAGAGTGTGAGCGTAACCAACACCTGGTCCAGACTTCATG GAACTACATGAACGACAGCCTTCGCACAGATGTTTTTGTGAGGTTCCAGCCTGAGAGCATCGCCTGTGCCTGCATCTATCTGGCTGCCCGGACGCTGGAG ATCCCTTTACCCAATCGTCCTCATTGGTTTCTTTTGTTTGGAGCAACTGAAGAAGAAATTCAAGAGATCTGCTTAAAAATCCTGCAGCTGTATACTCGGAAAAAG GTTGATCTGACTCACCTGGAGAGTGAAGTGGAGAAGCGCAGGCACGCCCTCGATGAGGCAAAGGCCCAAGCCAAGGGCCTGCTGCCCAGCAGCACCCAGGTGCTGGACAGTGCATCGCGGTTCTCGCCTGCCCCCAAGCCTG TGGAATCCCCCAAAGAAGGCAAGGGAAACAAGCCTTCCCCACTCTCCATGAAGAACACCAAGAGGAAAGTGGAGGGTGTGAAGAAAACCAAGGTGGACAGTCCAGTGAATGG CTTGCCGAAGGGGCAGGGGAGTCGAAGTCGGAGCGGGAGTCACGAGCAGAGCTACTCAAGGTCCCCGTCACGTTCTGCGTCCCCTAAGAGAAG GAAAAGTGATAGTGGCTCCACATCTGGTGGGTCCAAGTCACAGAGCCGCTCGCGGAGCCGGAGTGACTCCCCACCACGTCAGGCTCATCGGGGTGCCCCCTACAAAGGCTCCAAGGTGCGGAGCTACCGGAGATCCAAGGACTGCAAGTACTCTGCCCAGAAGCCACACAAGTCCCGGAGCCGGAGCTCCTCCCGCTCTCGGAGCCACTCACGGGAGCGGGCGGATACTTCtggaaaatacaagaaaaaaagtcattaCTATAGAGAACAGCGACGAGAGCGTTCTCGGTCTTATGAGCGAACAGGCCATCGCTATGAACGGGACCATCCTGGGCACAGCAGGCACcggaggtga
- the CCNL2 gene encoding cyclin-L2 isoform X2, with amino-acid sequence MAAAAGAGAQGSTAPAVAAGTPGSGGTAPASQGVLIGDRLYSGVLITLENCLLPDDKLRFTPSMSSGLDTDTETDLRVVGCELIQAAGILLRLPQVAMATGQVLFQRFFYTKSFVKHSMEHVSMACVHLASKIEEAPRRIRDVINVFHRLRHLREKKKPVPLLLDQDYVNLKNQIIKAERRVLKELGFCVHVKHPHKIIVMYLQVLECERNQHLVQTSWNYMNDSLRTDVFVRFQPESIACACIYLAARTLEIPLPNRPHWFLLFGATEEEIQEICLKILQLYTRKKVDLTHLESEVEKRRHALDEAKAQAKGLLPSSTQVLDSASRFSPAPKPVESPKEGKGNKPSPLSMKNTKRKVEGVKKTKVDSPVNGLPKGQGSRSRSGSHEQSYSRSPSRSASPKRRYVKSDSGSTSGGSKSQSRSRSRSDSPPRQAHRGAPYKGSKVRSYRRSKDCKYSAQKPHKSRSRSSSRSRSHSRERADTSGKYKKKSHYYREQRRERSRSYERTGHRYERDHPGHSRHRR; translated from the exons atggcggcggcggccggggcCGGGGCTCAAGGGTCGACGGCCCCCGCGGTAGCGGCTGGCACCCCGGGCTCCGGAGGCACAGCCCCCGCGTCACAGGGGGTGCTGATCGGGGACCGGCTGTACTCCGGGGTGCTCATCACTTTGGAGAACTGCCTTCTGCCCGACGACAAGCTCCGCTTCACGCCGTCCATGTCGAGTGGCCTCGACACCGACACGGAAACCGACCTCCGCGTGGTGGGCTGCGAGCTCATCCAGGCGGCCGGCATCCTGCTCCGCCTGCCGCAG GTGGCCATGGCTACCGGGCAGGTGTTGTTCCAGCGGTTCTTCTACACCAAGTCCTTTGTGAAGCATTCCATGGAG CACGTGTCAATGGCCTGTGTTCACCTGGCCTCCAAGATAGAAGAGGCTCCAAGGCGGATACGGGACGTCATCAACGTTTTTCATCGCCTTCGACATCTGCGAGAGAAAAA AAAACCTGTGCCTCTCCTCTTGGATCAAGATTATGTTAACTTAAAGAATCAAATTATAAAGGCGGAAAGGCGAGTTCTCAAGGAGCTGGGTTTCTGCGTCCACGTGAAGCACCCTCACAAG ATAATCGTTATGTACCTTCAGGTGTTAGAGTGTGAGCGTAACCAACACCTGGTCCAGACTTCATG GAACTACATGAACGACAGCCTTCGCACAGATGTTTTTGTGAGGTTCCAGCCTGAGAGCATCGCCTGTGCCTGCATCTATCTGGCTGCCCGGACGCTGGAG ATCCCTTTACCCAATCGTCCTCATTGGTTTCTTTTGTTTGGAGCAACTGAAGAAGAAATTCAAGAGATCTGCTTAAAAATCCTGCAGCTGTATACTCGGAAAAAG GTTGATCTGACTCACCTGGAGAGTGAAGTGGAGAAGCGCAGGCACGCCCTCGATGAGGCAAAGGCCCAAGCCAAGGGCCTGCTGCCCAGCAGCACCCAGGTGCTGGACAGTGCATCGCGGTTCTCGCCTGCCCCCAAGCCTG TGGAATCCCCCAAAGAAGGCAAGGGAAACAAGCCTTCCCCACTCTCCATGAAGAACACCAAGAGGAAAGTGGAGGGTGTGAAGAAAACCAAGGTGGACAGTCCAGTGAATGG CTTGCCGAAGGGGCAGGGGAGTCGAAGTCGGAGCGGGAGTCACGAGCAGAGCTACTCAAGGTCCCCGTCACGTTCTGCGTCCCCTAAGAGAAGGTATGT GAAAAGTGATAGTGGCTCCACATCTGGTGGGTCCAAGTCACAGAGCCGCTCGCGGAGCCGGAGTGACTCCCCACCACGTCAGGCTCATCGGGGTGCCCCCTACAAAGGCTCCAAGGTGCGGAGCTACCGGAGATCCAAGGACTGCAAGTACTCTGCCCAGAAGCCACACAAGTCCCGGAGCCGGAGCTCCTCCCGCTCTCGGAGCCACTCACGGGAGCGGGCGGATACTTCtggaaaatacaagaaaaaaagtcattaCTATAGAGAACAGCGACGAGAGCGTTCTCGGTCTTATGAGCGAACAGGCCATCGCTATGAACGGGACCATCCTGGGCACAGCAGGCACcggaggtga
- the CCNL2 gene encoding cyclin-L2 isoform X4 yields MAAAAGAGAQGSTAPAVAAGTPGSGGTAPASQGVLIGDRLYSGVLITLENCLLPDDKLRFTPSMSSGLDTDTETDLRVVGCELIQAAGILLRLPQVAMATGQVLFQRFFYTKSFVKHSMEHVSMACVHLASKIEEAPRRIRDVINVFHRLRHLREKKKPVPLLLDQDYVNLKNQIIKAERRVLKELGFCVHVKHPHKIIVMYLQVLECERNQHLVQTSWVASEGK; encoded by the exons atggcggcggcggccggggcCGGGGCTCAAGGGTCGACGGCCCCCGCGGTAGCGGCTGGCACCCCGGGCTCCGGAGGCACAGCCCCCGCGTCACAGGGGGTGCTGATCGGGGACCGGCTGTACTCCGGGGTGCTCATCACTTTGGAGAACTGCCTTCTGCCCGACGACAAGCTCCGCTTCACGCCGTCCATGTCGAGTGGCCTCGACACCGACACGGAAACCGACCTCCGCGTGGTGGGCTGCGAGCTCATCCAGGCGGCCGGCATCCTGCTCCGCCTGCCGCAG GTGGCCATGGCTACCGGGCAGGTGTTGTTCCAGCGGTTCTTCTACACCAAGTCCTTTGTGAAGCATTCCATGGAG CACGTGTCAATGGCCTGTGTTCACCTGGCCTCCAAGATAGAAGAGGCTCCAAGGCGGATACGGGACGTCATCAACGTTTTTCATCGCCTTCGACATCTGCGAGAGAAAAA AAAACCTGTGCCTCTCCTCTTGGATCAAGATTATGTTAACTTAAAGAATCAAATTATAAAGGCGGAAAGGCGAGTTCTCAAGGAGCTGGGTTTCTGCGTCCACGTGAAGCACCCTCACAAG ATAATCGTTATGTACCTTCAGGTGTTAGAGTGTGAGCGTAACCAACACCTGGTCCAGACTTCATG GGTAGCCTCTGAGGGTAAGTGA
- the CCNL2 gene encoding cyclin-L2 isoform X3, which translates to MTFPCTQGSFFPLSSGLPCGRSHATSTSSRKRSARGRLVSERPSQALCSARSFENYMNDSLRTDVFVRFQPESIACACIYLAARTLEIPLPNRPHWFLLFGATEEEIQEICLKILQLYTRKKVDLTHLESEVEKRRHALDEAKAQAKGLLPSSTQVLDSASRFSPAPKPVESPKEGKGNKPSPLSMKNTKRKVEGVKKTKVDSPVNGLPKGQGSRSRSGSHEQSYSRSPSRSASPKRRKSDSGSTSGGSKSQSRSRSRSDSPPRQAHRGAPYKGSKVRSYRRSKDCKYSAQKPHKSRSRSSSRSRSHSRERADTSGKYKKKSHYYREQRRERSRSYERTGHRYERDHPGHSRHRR; encoded by the exons ATGACGTTCCCATGCACCCAAGGGAGTTTTTTCCCCTTATCAAGTGGACTCCCGTGTGGAAGAAGCCACGCCACGAGCACCTCTTCCCGGAAAAGGAGCGCAAGAGGACGACTTGTCTCAGAAAGGCCCTCGCAGGCTTTGTGCTCAGCCCGTTCATTTGA GAACTACATGAACGACAGCCTTCGCACAGATGTTTTTGTGAGGTTCCAGCCTGAGAGCATCGCCTGTGCCTGCATCTATCTGGCTGCCCGGACGCTGGAG ATCCCTTTACCCAATCGTCCTCATTGGTTTCTTTTGTTTGGAGCAACTGAAGAAGAAATTCAAGAGATCTGCTTAAAAATCCTGCAGCTGTATACTCGGAAAAAG GTTGATCTGACTCACCTGGAGAGTGAAGTGGAGAAGCGCAGGCACGCCCTCGATGAGGCAAAGGCCCAAGCCAAGGGCCTGCTGCCCAGCAGCACCCAGGTGCTGGACAGTGCATCGCGGTTCTCGCCTGCCCCCAAGCCTG TGGAATCCCCCAAAGAAGGCAAGGGAAACAAGCCTTCCCCACTCTCCATGAAGAACACCAAGAGGAAAGTGGAGGGTGTGAAGAAAACCAAGGTGGACAGTCCAGTGAATGG CTTGCCGAAGGGGCAGGGGAGTCGAAGTCGGAGCGGGAGTCACGAGCAGAGCTACTCAAGGTCCCCGTCACGTTCTGCGTCCCCTAAGAGAAG GAAAAGTGATAGTGGCTCCACATCTGGTGGGTCCAAGTCACAGAGCCGCTCGCGGAGCCGGAGTGACTCCCCACCACGTCAGGCTCATCGGGGTGCCCCCTACAAAGGCTCCAAGGTGCGGAGCTACCGGAGATCCAAGGACTGCAAGTACTCTGCCCAGAAGCCACACAAGTCCCGGAGCCGGAGCTCCTCCCGCTCTCGGAGCCACTCACGGGAGCGGGCGGATACTTCtggaaaatacaagaaaaaaagtcattaCTATAGAGAACAGCGACGAGAGCGTTCTCGGTCTTATGAGCGAACAGGCCATCGCTATGAACGGGACCATCCTGGGCACAGCAGGCACcggaggtga
- the AURKAIP1 gene encoding small ribosomal subunit protein mS38, with translation MFLISLTSQLLRAVPRAGCSGPWPVLGVLGRHACRPGYSTKPTGPSGVASLPGRQVHMELEEMLVPRKMSISPLESWLTIRYLLPRLDTGAPGTVSPAQLYECPPSQVGEGVEHGGKDIWDAPQIQCRNVLKIRRRKMNHHKYRKLVKRTRFLRRKVREARLKRKQMKFERDLRRIWQKAGLKEAPQGWQTPKIYLKGK, from the exons ATGTTTCTGATAAGCCTGACTTCCCAGCTGCTCAGGGCTGTTCCCAGGGCAG gCTGCAGTGGACCCTGGCCTGTCTTAGGGGTGCTGGGCAGGCATGCCTGCAGGCCTGGCTATAGCACGAAGCCAACAGGCCCAAGTGGGGTTGCCTCTCTCCCTGGCAGGCAGGTCCACATGGAACTTGAGGAGATGCTGGTCCCAAGGAAGATGTCCATCAGCCCCCTGGAGAGCTGGCTGACCATTCGCTACCTCCTACCCAGACTGGACACTGGGGCCCCAGGGACTGTGTCTCCAGCCCAACTCTATGAGTGTCCACCCAGTCAGGTGGGCGAAGGGGTTGAGCATGGTGGTAAGGACATCTGGGATGCGCCCCAGATACAGTGCAGAAACGTGCTCAAGATCCGCCGGCGGAAGATGAATCATCACAAGTACCGCAAGCTGGTCAAGAGGACCCGGTTCCTGCGGCGGAAAGTCAGGGAAGCACGTCTGAAACGGAAGCAG ATGAAGTTCGAGAGAGACCTGAGGCGCATCTGGCAGAAGGCAGGCCTGAAGGAAGCCCCCCAAGGCTGGCAGACCCCCAAGATCTACCTGAAGGGCAAATGA